The bacterium genome includes a window with the following:
- a CDS encoding sigma-70 family RNA polymerase sigma factor, producing the protein MNPNAADESALIKAYQQGDKRAAEAIFRRYHPMVHALATRMLGNAAEVDDAVQEAFIRAFRGLKTFRGESSLKTWIYRVATNVCLTQADKIKRTQPYDSLDDPLGEEGGETRGSQIPSDVRPPDEALLGEELGDKIQAALDKLSPEFRAVLVLRDVEGLSYEEVAATTGANLGTVKSRLARARTQAMRWLKEYLG; encoded by the coding sequence ATGAACCCCAACGCGGCAGACGAATCAGCACTCATCAAGGCCTACCAACAAGGCGACAAGCGCGCCGCGGAGGCGATCTTTCGACGCTACCACCCGATGGTCCACGCCCTGGCGACGCGGATGCTCGGTAACGCGGCGGAGGTCGACGATGCGGTGCAAGAGGCGTTCATCCGTGCCTTTCGCGGCCTCAAGACCTTCCGAGGCGAATCGTCGCTCAAGACCTGGATCTACCGGGTCGCCACCAACGTCTGCCTGACCCAGGCGGACAAGATCAAGCGGACGCAACCCTACGACAGCCTCGACGACCCGCTCGGCGAGGAGGGGGGCGAGACCCGCGGCAGCCAGATCCCCTCCGACGTGCGGCCTCCCGACGAGGCCCTCTTGGGAGAGGAGCTGGGCGACAAGATCCAGGCGGCGCTGGATAAGCTGAGTCCCGAGTTTCGGGCGGTGCTGGTCCTGCGCGATGTGGAGGGGCTCTCGTACGAGGAGGTGGCGGCGACGACCGGCGCCAACCTCGGGACCGTCAAGTCGAGGCTGGCGCGGGCGCGGACCCAGGCCATGCGCTGGTTGAAGGAGTACCTTGGATGA
- a CDS encoding zf-HC2 domain-containing protein: MDCGHAQLQLSGYIDDCVSPDEAHWLRAHLSSCPDCAQHLALLLGTLQALRTLPRELPRTDCWEAVAFTLRREGLIRAWWARPLPWGVATAGVVAVVVAYSALRPTPPPASLDAYWREHAIFTAQEEPVLFNGGSSIDAIEATFQLQGQ, translated from the coding sequence ATGGATTGCGGCCACGCGCAACTGCAGCTCTCGGGCTACATCGACGACTGCGTCTCGCCGGACGAGGCCCACTGGCTCCGCGCTCACCTTTCGAGCTGCCCCGACTGCGCCCAGCACCTGGCGCTCCTGCTCGGCACCCTCCAGGCCCTGCGCACCCTGCCGCGCGAGCTGCCCCGCACCGACTGCTGGGAGGCCGTCGCCTTCACCCTGCGGCGCGAGGGGCTGATCCGCGCCTGGTGGGCGCGCCCCCTGCCATGGGGGGTCGCAACGGCGGGGGTGGTGGCCGTGGTGGTCGCCTACAGCGCGCTCAGGCCCACCCCGCCCCCGGCGAGCCTGGATGCCTACTGGCGCGAGCACGCCATCTTCACCGCTCAGGAGGAGCCCGTGCTCTTCAACGGTGGCTCTTCCATCGACGCCATCGAGGCCACCTTCCAGCTACAGGGCCAATGA
- a CDS encoding trypsin-like peptidase domain-containing protein, whose amino-acid sequence MRMRVLPAALTLVIGAGGGAIGAAAVLAAKPAVEAKPAFATPSSAPMPVAASGGEIIADLVDKVGPAVVNIDTVSERRVPAYSFNPFSFEDFLNGQPMQQRQRIVQQKGVGSGFVVRPDGLIVTNNHVVAGATDLTVTLPDGRKFKGKLIGTDPGSDLALVKVEAKDLPSLKLADPKTLRVGQWTVAIGSPLGLSHSVTAGILSAMDREVSVNNRVGFLQTSTPINPGNSGGPLLNLKGEVIGVNTAVAAHAQGIGFAVPVDTVSRIIPQLESKGKVERAWLGVGLKDLPDNRQAMFYPVDSGVIVAQVDPKGPAAKAGLATGDVVQAINGKPIKSAHELIVTVNTLKVGEKVSLLVNREGQKKTLDVTLGQMPQRVANAAQEQQQQMEAQPEEGE is encoded by the coding sequence ATGCGCATGCGCGTGTTGCCCGCTGCCCTCACCCTGGTGATCGGCGCCGGCGGGGGCGCCATCGGAGCCGCGGCGGTGCTCGCCGCCAAGCCCGCCGTCGAAGCCAAGCCTGCCTTCGCGACGCCCTCCAGTGCCCCCATGCCTGTCGCCGCCAGCGGCGGCGAGATCATCGCGGATCTGGTCGACAAGGTGGGGCCGGCGGTGGTGAACATCGACACGGTCAGCGAGCGGCGGGTTCCCGCCTACTCGTTCAATCCCTTCTCCTTCGAGGACTTCCTCAACGGGCAGCCCATGCAGCAGCGCCAGCGGATCGTCCAGCAGAAGGGGGTCGGCTCGGGCTTCGTGGTGCGCCCCGACGGCCTGATCGTCACCAACAACCACGTGGTCGCAGGTGCCACCGACCTGACCGTGACCCTGCCGGATGGCCGCAAGTTCAAGGGCAAGCTGATCGGCACCGATCCCGGCAGCGATCTTGCCCTGGTCAAGGTGGAGGCCAAGGACCTGCCCTCGCTCAAGCTCGCGGATCCCAAGACCCTGCGCGTCGGCCAGTGGACGGTCGCCATCGGTAGCCCGCTGGGCCTGAGCCACTCGGTCACCGCCGGCATCCTGAGCGCCATGGACCGCGAGGTCTCGGTCAACAACCGGGTCGGCTTCCTGCAGACGAGCACCCCCATCAACCCGGGCAACTCGGGTGGCCCCCTGCTCAACCTGAAGGGCGAGGTGATCGGGGTCAACACGGCGGTGGCGGCCCACGCTCAGGGCATCGGCTTCGCAGTGCCGGTGGACACCGTCTCGCGCATCATTCCCCAGCTCGAGTCCAAGGGCAAGGTCGAGCGCGCCTGGCTCGGGGTGGGTCTCAAGGACCTGCCCGACAACCGCCAGGCCATGTTCTACCCGGTCGACTCGGGCGTGATCGTCGCCCAGGTGGATCCCAAGGGCCCCGCGGCCAAGGCGGGTCTCGCCACGGGTGACGTGGTGCAGGCCATCAACGGCAAGCCCATCAAGAGCGCCCACGAGCTGATCGTGACGGTGAACACCCTCAAGGTCGGCGAGAAGGTCTCGCTGCTGGTCAACCGCGAAGGCCAGAAGAAGACCCTCGACGTCACCCTCGGCCAGATGCCCCAGCGAGTGGCCAACGCGGCCCAAGAGCAGCAGCAGCAGATGGAGGCCCAGCCGGAAGAAGGCGAATAA
- a CDS encoding phosphatase PAP2 family protein, which produces MKSLALTGLTVAVVAAPLPALAETAPPSLDLAIVRGVNSFGAPALDWPMGVVSHNYFLAGAPLALAVAADHTTFKAPAAALVAEGLAGVSVTLLKPLFGRERPFKADPALRTPSGHWNESPESFPSGHAAVSFAAATAIADLQPSWAWPAYGLAALISYSRMYNGVHYPTDLLVGALLGIGAGKVTTWGMGQVTDRYGWPISGISTGGDALTLSVGRQF; this is translated from the coding sequence ATGAAGTCGCTCGCCCTTACCGGCCTCACCGTGGCCGTCGTCGCCGCCCCGTTGCCCGCCCTCGCCGAGACCGCGCCTCCGTCGCTCGACCTTGCGATCGTGCGCGGGGTCAACTCCTTCGGCGCGCCGGCGCTCGATTGGCCCATGGGCGTAGTGTCCCACAACTACTTCCTGGCGGGCGCGCCGCTCGCGCTCGCGGTGGCGGCCGATCACACCACCTTCAAGGCCCCAGCGGCGGCCCTGGTCGCCGAGGGGCTCGCCGGTGTGAGCGTCACGCTTCTCAAGCCGCTCTTCGGCCGCGAGCGGCCCTTCAAGGCCGATCCCGCGCTGCGGACGCCAAGCGGCCACTGGAACGAGTCCCCCGAGAGCTTCCCCTCGGGCCATGCCGCCGTCTCCTTCGCGGCGGCCACGGCGATCGCCGACCTGCAGCCAAGCTGGGCCTGGCCGGCTTACGGCCTTGCGGCACTCATCAGCTACTCGCGGATGTATAACGGGGTCCACTACCCTACGGACCTGCTCGTGGGCGCCCTGCTGGGAATCGGGGCAGGCAAGGTGACGACCTGGGGCATGGGCCAGGTGACGGATCGCTACGGCTGGCCCATCTCGGGGATCTCCACCGGAGGCGACGCACTGACCCTGAGTGTCGGACGGCAGTTCTGA
- a CDS encoding glycerol-3-phosphate dehydrogenase/oxidase: protein MLSRELSATSRRVTLERLSKESWDLLVIGGGIIGAGVALEGALRGLKVALIERGDFAGGTSSKSSKLLHGGLRYLEHGELRLVHEALSQRNRLFRHAPHLAKELPFLYPIFKEYGGHGLGLMDVGLWLYDGLASASEFRLGRLHRKLRPKEAVRQEPVLRQEGMTGALSYVDGLTEDARMNVETIKTAALWGAAIANHAEVERFEKGPDGKLTGVVLHDRLGGQRLKVHARRVINATGPWVDRLNRLDDPDAKPRLKPTKGIHVVTRKITEKAIVIKSADTDDPKKRRLMFVIPYGDRTIIGTTDTAHAEGAEGDSYLDDDIYANSDEIRYVLEAANAACPGANLTPDDVIATFGGWRPLIAPEGDGVSESDISREHEIFTTASGLICVAGGKYTTFRAMARQVVDVAVKSLREEAWLAPLTDRHCDDVPLSGGDIPGGSLEAYLQYALATHPTVEPALIRTLIGRYGTNYLVVLSLMDADRGLDRSISGLSPETPLLRAEVAYFVRFELAMTLQDVMMRRTRLNLLDANQGLHAVDEIAAVMSGSLQALEGWTEEARAAWVEKEVAAYRAEIARSRATAQGANAS from the coding sequence ATGCTGAGCCGTGAACTGTCCGCCACCTCGCGCCGGGTGACCCTCGAGCGCCTTTCCAAGGAGAGCTGGGATCTCCTGGTCATCGGCGGGGGCATCATCGGGGCCGGGGTTGCCCTCGAAGGCGCCCTGCGCGGCCTCAAGGTGGCCCTCATCGAGCGCGGCGACTTCGCGGGCGGCACCAGCAGCAAGAGCTCGAAGCTCCTGCACGGCGGCTTGCGTTATCTCGAACACGGCGAGCTGCGCCTGGTGCACGAGGCCCTGAGCCAGCGCAACCGGCTCTTTCGGCACGCGCCGCACCTGGCCAAGGAGCTGCCCTTCCTCTACCCGATCTTCAAGGAGTACGGCGGGCACGGCCTCGGGCTCATGGACGTGGGGCTGTGGCTCTACGACGGGCTTGCGAGTGCTTCCGAGTTCCGCTTGGGCCGCCTGCACCGCAAGCTCCGCCCCAAGGAGGCGGTGCGCCAGGAGCCCGTCCTGCGCCAGGAGGGCATGACGGGGGCGCTGTCGTACGTCGACGGGCTGACCGAGGACGCCCGGATGAACGTCGAAACCATCAAGACGGCGGCGCTCTGGGGGGCGGCGATCGCGAACCACGCCGAGGTCGAGCGCTTCGAGAAGGGCCCGGACGGCAAGCTCACGGGGGTGGTGCTCCACGATCGGCTGGGCGGCCAGCGTTTGAAAGTTCATGCCCGCCGGGTGATCAACGCGACCGGGCCCTGGGTGGATCGGCTCAACCGCCTGGACGACCCGGACGCCAAGCCGCGCCTGAAGCCGACCAAGGGAATTCACGTCGTCACCCGCAAGATCACCGAGAAAGCGATCGTCATCAAGAGCGCGGACACGGACGATCCCAAGAAGAGGCGCCTGATGTTCGTCATTCCCTACGGGGATCGCACGATCATCGGGACGACGGACACGGCGCACGCCGAAGGGGCCGAGGGCGATTCCTACCTGGACGACGACATCTACGCCAACTCCGACGAGATCCGCTATGTGCTGGAGGCGGCGAACGCGGCCTGCCCCGGTGCGAACCTGACGCCCGACGATGTGATCGCGACCTTCGGCGGGTGGCGCCCCTTGATCGCGCCCGAGGGCGATGGCGTCAGCGAGTCGGACATCTCGCGCGAGCACGAGATCTTCACCACCGCCTCGGGCCTCATCTGCGTGGCGGGGGGCAAGTACACGACCTTCCGGGCCATGGCGCGCCAGGTGGTGGACGTGGCGGTGAAGAGCCTGCGGGAGGAGGCGTGGCTTGCGCCGTTGACGGATCGTCACTGCGACGACGTGCCCCTGTCGGGCGGCGATATCCCGGGCGGCAGCCTGGAGGCGTACTTGCAGTACGCGCTTGCGACCCATCCGACGGTGGAGCCAGCGCTCATCCGCACGCTCATCGGGCGCTACGGCACCAACTACCTGGTGGTGCTGTCCCTGATGGATGCGGACCGGGGCCTGGACCGCAGCATCTCGGGCCTGAGCCCCGAGACCCCGCTCTTGCGGGCGGAGGTCGCCTACTTCGTGCGCTTCGAGCTCGCCATGACCCTGCAGGACGTCATGATGCGCCGGACCCGCCTGAACCTACTCGATGCGAACCAGGGCTTGCACGCCGTGGACGAGATTGCGGCGGTCATGAGCGGGAGCTTGCAAGCCCTCGAAGGTTGGACCGAGGAGGCTCGCGCCGCCTGGGTCGAGAAGGAAGTGGCTGCTTATCGGGCGGAGATTGCGCGATCGCGCGCGACGGCACAGGGAGCAAACGCATCGTAG
- the glpK gene encoding glycerol kinase GlpK, translating to MTARYVLAIDQGTTGSTVLLFDREGRVAGRAYREVTQHYPQPGWVEHDASEIWQGVCEAIDACLETAGVSSEAIASIGITNQRETVVVWDRETGEPVHRAIVWQCRRTAAMCDALRDAGLVDFFASKTGLVLDAYFSGTKLQWLLDQVPGLRGRAERGEVLFGTIDCYLLWRLSGGARHATDFSNASRTMLFNLSTLDWDPEILSRLDIPRAMLPEVLPNSGEFARTVAHGRLGAGIPIAGMAGDQQAALFGQRCWEEGMGKNTYGTGCFLLVNTGDRPIFSRNRLLTTIAWQIGGKTVYALEGSVFSGGATIQWLRDELGLIAKASDSEALAKTVPDTGGVYLVPAFVGLGAPHWDPYARGTIVGITRGTSRAHLVRAAVESIAFQSADLIEGIQADTGRALRELRVDGGASSNDFLMQFQADVLGLPVRRAAVVESTAWGAAMLAGLGVGFWESPEAIPLDGGLTTFSSAMDVETRKRLRGDWQRAVARSRDWARPEEDGVREPIA from the coding sequence ATGACCGCGCGTTACGTCCTGGCCATCGATCAAGGCACCACCGGTTCCACCGTTCTGCTCTTCGACCGCGAGGGCCGCGTGGCGGGCCGCGCCTACCGCGAGGTGACCCAGCACTACCCTCAGCCCGGCTGGGTCGAGCACGACGCCAGCGAGATCTGGCAGGGGGTCTGCGAGGCCATCGACGCATGTCTCGAGACCGCTGGGGTTTCGAGCGAGGCGATCGCCTCCATCGGCATCACCAACCAGCGCGAAACGGTCGTGGTCTGGGACCGCGAGACCGGCGAGCCCGTCCACCGGGCCATCGTCTGGCAGTGCCGCCGCACCGCGGCCATGTGCGACGCCTTGCGCGACGCGGGCTTGGTTGATTTCTTCGCCTCCAAGACGGGCCTGGTGCTGGATGCTTACTTCTCGGGCACCAAGCTTCAGTGGCTGCTCGACCAGGTGCCGGGCCTGCGCGGACGGGCCGAGCGCGGCGAGGTCCTCTTCGGGACCATCGACTGCTACCTGCTCTGGCGCCTCTCGGGTGGTGCGCGGCATGCGACGGACTTCTCCAACGCGAGCCGCACCATGCTCTTCAACCTCTCGACCCTCGACTGGGATCCCGAGATCCTCTCGCGGCTCGACATCCCCCGGGCCATGCTGCCCGAGGTGCTGCCCAACAGCGGTGAGTTCGCCCGCACTGTGGCCCACGGTCGCCTGGGGGCGGGGATCCCCATCGCCGGGATGGCGGGCGACCAGCAGGCGGCCCTCTTCGGCCAGCGGTGCTGGGAAGAGGGGATGGGGAAGAATACCTACGGCACCGGCTGCTTTTTGCTGGTCAACACGGGCGATCGCCCCATCTTCAGCCGCAACCGCCTCTTGACCACCATCGCCTGGCAGATTGGCGGCAAGACGGTCTACGCCCTGGAGGGCAGCGTCTTCTCGGGCGGGGCGACCATCCAGTGGCTGCGCGACGAGCTGGGCCTGATCGCCAAAGCTTCCGACTCCGAGGCCCTCGCGAAGACGGTGCCGGACACGGGCGGGGTCTACTTGGTGCCCGCCTTCGTGGGCCTCGGCGCGCCTCACTGGGACCCGTACGCCCGGGGCACCATCGTGGGGATCACTCGGGGCACGAGCCGGGCACACCTGGTCCGGGCCGCCGTCGAGTCCATCGCCTTCCAGAGCGCGGATCTCATCGAGGGGATCCAGGCCGACACGGGCCGCGCCCTGCGCGAGCTGCGGGTAGACGGGGGAGCGTCCTCCAACGACTTCCTCATGCAGTTCCAGGCGGATGTGCTGGGGCTGCCGGTGCGCCGGGCGGCCGTCGTCGAGAGCACGGCCTGGGGAGCGGCGATGCTCGCGGGCCTGGGCGTCGGCTTCTGGGAGAGCCCCGAGGCCATCCCGCTCGACGGGGGCCTTACGACCTTTTCGAGCGCCATGGACGTCGAGACCCGCAAGCGCCTGCGCGGCGACTGGCAGCGGGCCGTTGCACGTTCGCGCGACTGGGCCCGTCCCGAAGAGGACGGGGTCCGCGAGCCGATCGCCTGA
- a CDS encoding cyanophycinase, translated as MSTSGLQPRGPRAGRAIALTAMTALALSAVLPAWAQTQQGIFVAIGGGPERPEIVSTVLQLAGGKDKHVVVMPTASGAPSESGLAYKQYFQGAGVQEVDSLPIPNRDGANELEPVKTIGRADLLYFTGGDQNRLVNTLTNTAVHGSIQTAWQRAALIAGTSAGAMVWGPEFIANGSSRGALLNGFSRDAQGMPGLELRPGLNLWENLIVDTHFTEQQRLGRLVLAVASNQGYTGLGIDEGTAAIVTHDTIQAIGVGAVTVLETDKVSASNAETVGPGHPLGIGKITYHRLIPGKTYLRKWKTIQEDAPLAPAEGQPPRTPYIALAGSDTPPKQSTPISDFVRASGGSQARILLLTGEGATQGARMWKTHLLRLGAAQVVNYQSIELSEQGLALAIQQATGIFMLEDGRASLLKALLANQNRLAQVVIDAGQRMPMGAAGNGVRLFGSHAIFGAPGSNDYVSLPGLGILPAAAVDKAFWTTDAVERLVRCSIRGQRSLAIGLSPDNSLTISGGQATVFGSSQVMFLEAKDVTGFKLAPEESPGPTGITGMALSVVPANGSYDFIRREPRF; from the coding sequence TTGAGCACATCCGGGTTGCAACCGAGGGGTCCACGCGCGGGTCGCGCCATCGCGCTCACCGCCATGACCGCCCTTGCGCTCAGCGCCGTCCTGCCGGCGTGGGCCCAGACCCAGCAGGGCATCTTCGTCGCCATCGGCGGCGGCCCCGAGCGCCCCGAGATCGTTTCGACCGTGCTGCAGCTCGCCGGCGGCAAGGACAAGCACGTGGTCGTGATGCCCACCGCCTCGGGGGCCCCCTCCGAGAGCGGCCTTGCTTACAAGCAATACTTTCAGGGAGCCGGCGTGCAGGAGGTGGACAGCCTCCCCATCCCCAACCGGGACGGCGCCAACGAGCTGGAGCCGGTCAAGACCATCGGCCGCGCCGACCTGTTGTACTTCACCGGCGGCGACCAGAACCGCCTGGTCAACACCCTCACCAACACCGCGGTCCACGGCTCGATCCAGACCGCCTGGCAGCGCGCCGCCCTCATCGCGGGTACCAGCGCCGGGGCCATGGTCTGGGGGCCCGAATTCATCGCCAACGGCAGCAGCCGCGGTGCTTTGCTCAACGGCTTCAGCCGGGACGCCCAGGGAATGCCGGGCCTCGAGCTGCGCCCCGGCCTCAACCTCTGGGAAAACCTGATCGTCGACACCCACTTCACCGAGCAGCAGCGCCTCGGGCGCCTGGTGCTCGCGGTGGCGAGCAACCAGGGCTACACCGGGCTCGGGATCGACGAGGGCACCGCCGCCATCGTCACCCACGACACCATCCAGGCCATCGGGGTGGGCGCGGTCACCGTCCTCGAAACCGACAAGGTAAGCGCGAGCAACGCCGAGACCGTCGGCCCCGGCCACCCGCTCGGCATCGGCAAGATCACCTACCACCGCCTCATCCCGGGCAAGACCTACCTGCGCAAGTGGAAGACCATCCAGGAGGATGCCCCCCTCGCCCCGGCCGAGGGCCAGCCCCCGCGCACGCCCTATATCGCGCTCGCCGGCAGCGACACGCCCCCCAAGCAATCGACGCCCATCTCGGACTTCGTGCGCGCCAGCGGCGGCAGCCAGGCGCGGATCCTGCTCTTGACCGGCGAGGGTGCCACCCAGGGCGCGCGCATGTGGAAGACCCACCTGCTGCGCCTGGGCGCGGCCCAGGTGGTCAACTACCAGTCCATCGAGCTTTCGGAGCAGGGGCTCGCCCTTGCGATCCAGCAGGCCACGGGCATCTTCATGCTCGAAGACGGCCGCGCGAGCCTCTTGAAGGCCCTGCTCGCCAACCAGAACCGGCTTGCTCAGGTCGTGATCGACGCCGGCCAGCGCATGCCCATGGGGGCCGCCGGCAACGGCGTGCGCCTCTTCGGGTCCCATGCGATCTTCGGTGCGCCCGGCTCCAACGACTACGTCTCGCTGCCGGGGCTCGGCATCCTGCCCGCGGCGGCGGTGGACAAGGCCTTCTGGACCACGGACGCGGTCGAGCGCTTGGTCCGCTGCTCGATCCGTGGGCAGCGATCGCTCGCCATCGGCCTCTCGCCCGACAATTCCCTCACCATCTCGGGCGGACAGGCCACCGTATTCGGTTCAAGCCAGGTCATGTTCCTGGAGGCCAAGGACGTCACGGGCTTCAAGCTCGCCCCCGAGGAATCCCCGGGCCCCACCGGGATCACGGGCATGGCCCTGTCGGTGGTGCCCGCCAACGGCTCGTACGACTTCATCCGGCGCGAACCCCGCTTCTAG
- a CDS encoding alpha/beta hydrolase, with protein sequence MSLERGLVESDGFQLRYVIEGEGQPALVIGSAVYYPRTFSEQLRRHLRLVFVDHRGFAPGSTTTDTAAFSLDRLIEDVERVRQQLGLERMIVIGHSGHAFMALEYAKRYPEHVSHVVLIGAGPDYGEANSKAADRYFEDLVDAPRRAALERNLALLPAELEAAPERRFITFCIRLGARSWFDPDFDAAPLWEDVEVNMAMFDHVWGTVFRDIDITRGLETFDRPVFLGLGLYDFLVPPHYTWSPIRAKFKDLTVRLFAKSGHTPQLEEPEAFDTALLEWLARPSI encoded by the coding sequence ATGTCGCTTGAAAGAGGCCTCGTCGAGTCCGACGGCTTTCAGCTACGCTATGTCATCGAAGGAGAAGGGCAACCCGCCCTCGTGATCGGCAGCGCGGTCTACTACCCCCGGACCTTCTCGGAACAGCTGCGCCGGCACCTACGGCTGGTGTTCGTGGACCATCGCGGCTTCGCGCCGGGCTCCACGACGACCGACACCGCCGCGTTCTCGCTGGATCGCCTGATCGAGGACGTGGAGCGGGTCCGGCAGCAGCTCGGGCTCGAGCGCATGATCGTCATCGGCCACTCCGGCCACGCCTTCATGGCCCTGGAATACGCCAAGCGCTACCCCGAGCACGTCTCCCACGTGGTCCTCATCGGCGCAGGCCCCGACTACGGCGAGGCCAACTCGAAGGCGGCGGATCGCTATTTCGAGGACCTGGTCGATGCGCCGCGCAGGGCGGCCCTCGAACGCAACCTGGCTCTCTTGCCCGCCGAGCTCGAAGCGGCCCCCGAACGGCGCTTCATCACCTTCTGCATCCGGCTGGGCGCGCGCAGCTGGTTCGATCCCGACTTCGACGCAGCCCCTTTGTGGGAAGACGTCGAGGTGAACATGGCCATGTTCGACCACGTGTGGGGCACGGTGTTCCGGGACATCGACATCACCCGGGGCCTGGAAACGTTCGATCGGCCAGTCTTCCTCGGGCTGGGCCTTTACGACTTCCTGGTGCCCCCGCACTACACCTGGAGCCCGATCCGCGCCAAGTTCAAGGACCTGACGGTGCGCCTCTTCGCCAAGAGCGGCCACACGCCCCAGCTCGAAGAGCCCGAGGCCTTCGACACGGCGCTCCTCGAATGGCTCGCGCGTCCTTCGATTTAA
- a CDS encoding LysM peptidoglycan-binding domain-containing protein, which produces MTTINPNQTPASAEGYRQLLNQLHGMTAAAPQAPAPSLGQDTYVPSTPPVAPALPQVEAQGLFKDLVGRFRSLMDKLFGKPATPAPQPTPTPATKTHTVGEGDTLSAIARRYLGDGNRWPEIYELNKDVIGGNPNLIRPGQVLKLPSGSATVAPPAPTPSAPGGYGSKVADQAGFLIGSGYKYPPNLTDKYYHSPDKVGCCADFVCDANRRAGFDLNGVMKKLGMNPHYCPSMIQYFREHQSYVKGNAGAKVGDTVFFSWDGGPGPDHVAVVTAVDAQGRPTRIMESYDFNKPARERSIGNSLDNILGFGRITKS; this is translated from the coding sequence ATGACGACGATCAATCCAAATCAGACGCCAGCCAGTGCCGAGGGCTATCGCCAGCTCCTGAACCAGCTCCACGGCATGACCGCCGCCGCCCCGCAGGCCCCGGCCCCGAGCCTCGGCCAGGACACCTACGTCCCGAGCACGCCGCCGGTCGCTCCCGCTCTGCCGCAAGTCGAGGCGCAGGGCCTCTTCAAAGATCTCGTCGGGCGCTTCCGCTCGCTGATGGACAAGCTCTTCGGCAAGCCGGCCACTCCCGCCCCCCAGCCCACGCCTACCCCCGCGACCAAGACCCACACCGTCGGCGAGGGCGACACCCTCTCGGCGATCGCAAGACGCTACCTGGGCGACGGCAACCGCTGGCCCGAAATCTACGAGCTGAACAAGGACGTCATCGGCGGCAATCCCAACCTGATCCGCCCCGGCCAGGTTCTGAAGCTGCCTTCGGGCTCGGCCACCGTGGCGCCTCCCGCCCCGACCCCGAGTGCTCCCGGCGGCTACGGCTCCAAGGTCGCCGACCAAGCGGGCTTCCTCATCGGCAGCGGCTACAAGTACCCGCCCAACCTCACGGACAAGTACTACCACTCGCCGGACAAGGTGGGTTGCTGCGCCGACTTCGTCTGCGACGCCAACCGCCGGGCGGGCTTCGACCTTAACGGGGTCATGAAGAAGCTGGGGATGAACCCCCACTACTGCCCCTCGATGATCCAGTACTTCCGGGAGCACCAGTCCTACGTCAAGGGCAACGCCGGCGCCAAGGTGGGCGACACCGTCTTCTTCAGCTGGGACGGTGGTCCGGGCCCCGACCACGTGGCGGTGGTGACCGCGGTTGACGCCCAGGGCCGTCCGACCCGTATCATGGAGTCGTACGACTTCAACAAGCCCGCCCGCGAGCGCTCCATCGGCAACTCGCTCGACAACATCCTCGGCTTCGGGCGGATCACCAAGTCCTAA
- a CDS encoding peroxiredoxin, translated as MTGAQAPDFSLQSDQGAKVSLSDYRGKQAVVLAFFPKAFTPGCEKEMTDFGRELSKFHALGAEVIGVSYDTPETQRKFALHCAASFPFLSDEGGKVADQYRTGGGFGPFKFASRRTFVIDRSGVIRSVQDGMPDMPKLLKDLEGLR; from the coding sequence CTGACGGGCGCTCAGGCTCCCGACTTCAGCCTGCAATCGGACCAGGGCGCCAAGGTCTCGCTGAGCGACTACCGCGGCAAGCAGGCCGTGGTGCTCGCCTTCTTCCCCAAGGCATTCACTCCGGGCTGCGAGAAGGAGATGACCGACTTCGGCCGCGAACTCTCCAAGTTCCACGCCCTCGGCGCCGAAGTGATCGGCGTCAGCTACGACACCCCCGAGACCCAGCGCAAGTTCGCCCTCCACTGCGCGGCGAGCTTCCCCTTCCTCTCGGACGAGGGCGGCAAGGTCGCCGACCAGTACCGCACCGGCGGCGGGTTCGGGCCCTTCAAGTTCGCCAGCCGCCGCACCTTCGTGATCGATCGCAGCGGGGTCATCCGCTCGGTCCAGGACGGCATGCCCGACATGCCCAAGCTCCTCAAGGACCTGGAAGGGCTGCGCTAA
- a CDS encoding response regulator, with protein MTLKKVLIVDDEPDIREVAALCFELAGGYRILSARSGLEALEVARAEAPDAILMDIMMPEMDGLTAVRHLQADEATARIPVVLLTAKALSDEMSDVASLGVHGIIAKPFDPMKLAASLEAALGWKR; from the coding sequence GTGACCCTCAAGAAGGTCCTCATCGTGGACGACGAGCCCGATATCCGGGAAGTGGCCGCCCTTTGCTTTGAATTGGCGGGCGGCTACCGGATCCTGAGCGCTCGTTCGGGCCTTGAAGCGCTCGAAGTGGCGCGCGCGGAGGCGCCGGACGCCATCCTCATGGACATCATGATGCCCGAGATGGACGGCCTGACGGCCGTGCGGCACCTGCAGGCTGACGAGGCAACCGCGCGGATTCCGGTGGTGCTGCTGACGGCCAAGGCACTATCGGATGAGATGAGCGACGTCGCAAGCCTCGGGGTCCATGGGATCATCGCGAAGCCGTTCGATCCCATGAAATTGGCCGCCTCGCTGGAGGCGGCCCTGGGCTGGAAACGCTGA